One region of Streptomyces rishiriensis genomic DNA includes:
- a CDS encoding AAA family ATPase codes for MTESSEWLIYRGAGEPHDGIERLPDPPPWRDFTSRDAAGSGDGSQDRRLGAHRHLAELHRPGAEELEMINAALYLRRPLLVTGSPGAGKSTLAHSVAYELGLGDVLRWSIVSRSALQDGLYHYDAIARLQDVQIAAQGGFGSAAGSPGAVEGIGSYIRLGPLGTALLSSETPRVLLIDELDKSDIDLPNDLLNVLEEGEFAIPELERIADRLPDGEAEVLTADGVKVRVRDGRVRCRAFPFVVLTSNGERDFPAPLMRRCIHLELGRPDHNRLATFVRAHLGDEAARAGDDLITRFLERSRSELLAADQLLNAIYLTDAAAPPSRDRLADLLIQRLDRPR; via the coding sequence ATGACCGAATCCAGTGAGTGGCTCATCTACCGTGGCGCCGGCGAACCGCACGACGGGATCGAGCGGCTGCCCGACCCGCCCCCCTGGCGGGACTTCACCAGCCGGGACGCGGCAGGCTCCGGCGACGGTTCGCAGGACCGAAGGCTCGGCGCGCACCGGCACCTGGCGGAACTGCACCGGCCGGGCGCCGAGGAACTGGAGATGATCAACGCGGCGCTCTATCTGCGCCGTCCCCTGCTCGTCACGGGCAGCCCCGGCGCGGGCAAGAGCACGCTCGCCCACTCGGTGGCGTACGAACTCGGCCTGGGCGACGTGCTGCGCTGGTCGATCGTCAGCCGGTCCGCGCTCCAGGACGGGCTGTACCACTACGACGCGATCGCCCGGCTCCAGGACGTGCAGATAGCCGCCCAGGGCGGGTTCGGGTCGGCGGCGGGCTCGCCGGGCGCGGTCGAGGGCATCGGCAGCTACATCCGGCTGGGACCGCTCGGCACCGCGCTGCTGTCTTCCGAGACCCCGCGCGTGCTGCTCATCGACGAGCTGGACAAGAGCGACATCGACCTGCCCAACGACCTGCTGAACGTCCTGGAGGAGGGCGAGTTCGCGATCCCCGAACTGGAGCGCATCGCCGACCGGCTGCCGGACGGCGAGGCGGAGGTGCTGACCGCCGACGGGGTGAAGGTGCGGGTGCGGGACGGCCGCGTGCGCTGCCGCGCCTTCCCGTTCGTCGTGCTCACCAGCAACGGGGAGCGCGACTTCCCGGCCCCGCTGATGCGCCGCTGCATCCACCTGGAGCTGGGGCGCCCCGACCACAACCGGCTCGCCACCTTCGTCCGTGCGCACCTCGGCGACGAGGCGGCGCGCGCGGGGGACGACCTGATCACGCGGTTCCTGGAGCGGTCGCGCAGTGAACTCCTCGCGGCGGACCAGTTGCTGAACGCGATCTACCTCACCGACGCGGCCGCGCCGCCCAGTCGTGACCGCCTGGCCGACCTGCTCATCCAGCGACTCGACCGCCCGAGGTGA
- a CDS encoding VMAP-C domain-containing protein, producing the protein MRIHRPVVGYALEEPDTFLGSGFFVAPNWVLTCAHVACGGEGGEVVVVYGTTPGRGTSTAPGRVVATLPDRTDRTDRTGQALPAGNWPAPDLALVQLTEPVDDHECVYVSERPAAYYGEGRVLYAGWTENEGRLQVLDGTLTVQGTIGGWSSDVQMRLGDNDLPYGVSGGPVIDPERGEVIGVLKARSDHRPGGTSTGIEQLRTLRVPAEAVPAEHSDLYQAVFHAHDRYHRDRQRHPASRRQTWTDVQGRLGARPGRTLSPDERIQLLGRLAELPPPQSTRGLLDILDSLPELQAPTPLPAPRGWRDGLGALYESASDDGALELVLDYAMRAMSAPRPFVVPSTPDAEKALWVWVWQTAQRLSARYRSGLAEQRFERLRRREEAERDVPATVFGAHRVGSAARPSALLELVRRGWEPDRCDWSVSTAAPGGEVVRLHEAERTLLADLPAHLAGPLGEAFRHCDEPGRPALLQVALPHALLGLEVDTWQLTPGQEPLGTLRPVVVRCADRDLLPDEAFGAYGTDDLDGPDDLDAERRARWRWLHGHRARAEVLDCDEGLRKPVPTVEQLRALSHGTVPVLCRYGDLRYEDDAEALARIVLGGYGVALWRRRHGRADAVCGEFHRGTIDGIAEPPSAQHLPEAVHDLRMRLRAGRTESFWADGVALLYDDPHQPLPGAGDLLEAP; encoded by the coding sequence GTGCGCATTCATCGCCCGGTCGTCGGGTATGCCCTGGAAGAACCCGACACGTTCCTCGGGAGCGGCTTCTTCGTCGCCCCCAACTGGGTTCTGACCTGCGCACATGTGGCTTGCGGCGGGGAGGGGGGCGAGGTCGTGGTGGTGTACGGGACGACACCCGGGCGGGGCACGTCCACCGCCCCCGGCCGGGTGGTGGCGACGCTTCCCGACCGGACCGACCGGACCGACCGCACAGGCCAGGCCCTGCCCGCGGGCAACTGGCCCGCCCCCGACCTCGCCCTGGTCCAGCTGACCGAGCCGGTCGACGACCACGAGTGCGTGTATGTCTCCGAGCGCCCGGCGGCGTACTACGGCGAGGGCCGGGTGCTGTACGCCGGCTGGACCGAGAACGAGGGCCGCTTACAGGTCCTGGACGGCACGCTCACCGTGCAGGGCACCATCGGCGGCTGGTCCTCCGACGTGCAGATGCGGCTGGGCGACAACGACCTGCCGTACGGCGTCTCGGGCGGCCCGGTGATCGACCCCGAGCGCGGCGAGGTGATCGGCGTGCTGAAGGCGCGCTCGGACCACCGGCCGGGCGGCACGTCCACCGGGATCGAGCAGCTGCGCACCCTGCGGGTCCCGGCCGAGGCGGTGCCCGCCGAGCACAGCGACCTGTACCAGGCGGTCTTCCACGCCCACGACCGCTACCACCGCGACCGGCAGCGCCACCCCGCCTCCCGGCGGCAGACCTGGACCGACGTGCAGGGCAGGCTCGGCGCGCGGCCGGGCCGCACCCTCAGCCCGGACGAGCGGATCCAGCTGCTGGGCCGGCTCGCCGAACTCCCGCCGCCGCAGAGCACCCGAGGTCTGCTGGACATCCTGGACTCCCTGCCCGAACTCCAGGCCCCCACCCCGCTGCCCGCGCCGCGCGGCTGGCGCGACGGCCTCGGAGCGCTGTACGAGAGCGCGAGCGACGACGGGGCGCTGGAACTGGTCCTCGACTACGCGATGCGGGCGATGTCCGCCCCGCGCCCGTTCGTCGTGCCCAGCACCCCGGACGCCGAGAAGGCCCTGTGGGTCTGGGTGTGGCAGACCGCGCAGCGGCTGAGCGCCCGCTACCGGTCCGGTCTCGCCGAGCAGCGGTTCGAGCGGCTGCGCCGGCGGGAGGAGGCGGAGCGCGACGTCCCCGCCACGGTCTTCGGCGCTCACCGCGTCGGCAGTGCGGCCCGGCCCTCCGCCCTGCTCGAACTGGTGCGGCGCGGCTGGGAGCCGGACCGCTGCGACTGGTCGGTCTCCACGGCCGCGCCCGGCGGCGAGGTGGTCCGGCTGCACGAGGCCGAGCGCACCTTGCTGGCCGACCTGCCCGCGCACCTCGCCGGCCCGCTCGGGGAGGCCTTCCGGCACTGCGACGAGCCGGGCAGGCCCGCGCTCCTTCAGGTGGCGCTGCCCCACGCGCTGCTCGGCCTGGAGGTCGACACCTGGCAACTGACGCCCGGGCAGGAGCCGTTGGGGACGCTGCGGCCGGTGGTCGTCCGCTGCGCCGACCGCGACCTGCTGCCCGACGAGGCGTTCGGCGCGTACGGCACCGACGACCTGGACGGTCCGGACGACCTGGACGCGGAGCGCCGGGCCCGCTGGCGCTGGCTGCACGGGCACCGGGCCAGGGCCGAAGTCCTGGACTGCGACGAGGGGTTGCGCAAGCCCGTACCGACCGTGGAGCAGCTGCGCGCCCTGTCGCACGGCACCGTCCCGGTGCTCTGCCGTTACGGCGACCTGCGGTACGAGGACGACGCGGAGGCGCTCGCGCGGATCGTGCTGGGCGGTTACGGCGTGGCCCTGTGGCGCCGGCGGCACGGCCGGGCCGACGCCGTCTGCGGGGAGTTCCACCGCGGCACGATCGACGGGATCGCCGAACCGCCCAGCGCGCAGCATCTGCCCGAGGCGGTGCACGATCTCCGGATGCGGCTGCGCGCGGGCCGTACGGAGTCCTTCTGGGCCGACGGCGTCGCCCTGCTGTACGACGACCCCCATCAGCCGCTGCCCGGTGCCGGAGACCTGCTGGAGGCCCCTTGA
- a CDS encoding CU044_2847 family protein — protein sequence MSGEDVTRVARIALPDGTPVWARISGTGELTAPSGRLSYSDTGFAERVEASVESLHALVTGVARSLAEPLRAVRPDEVSVEFGIELTAKAGKVVGLLADGEAKAGITVTLTWNGGPPDPGTPPPASPGAGARARDGSSAGEDGVRRAGASPGAPVHGGADGTVGGGAE from the coding sequence ATGAGCGGTGAGGACGTGACACGGGTGGCGCGCATCGCGCTGCCGGACGGGACGCCGGTCTGGGCCCGGATCTCGGGGACGGGGGAGCTGACCGCGCCGTCCGGGCGGCTGTCGTACAGCGACACCGGGTTCGCCGAGCGGGTGGAGGCGAGCGTGGAGAGCCTGCACGCGCTCGTCACGGGGGTCGCGCGATCGCTGGCGGAGCCGCTGCGCGCGGTGCGGCCCGACGAGGTGAGCGTCGAGTTCGGCATCGAGCTGACCGCCAAGGCCGGGAAGGTCGTCGGTCTGCTCGCCGACGGCGAGGCCAAGGCCGGCATCACGGTCACCCTCACCTGGAACGGCGGGCCACCGGACCCCGGCACACCGCCTCCCGCGTCCCCCGGCGCGGGCGCCCGCGCGCGTGACGGCTCGTCGGCCGGCGAGGACGGGGTCCGGCGCGCGGGCGCGTCCCCCGGCGCGCCGGTGCACGGGGGCGCCGACGGCACCGTGGGCGGGGGCGCGGAATGA